The DNA segment CCCTTCAAGCCGAAGCGAACGAGAAAATTTTAAATATTGAGGATATTAAAACCGAAGCATTAAGACGCGCTGAAAATGAGGGCATAATTTTCATTGATGAGATTGATAAAGTAGCCGTTAGCAGTGGCAATTCTGGTCGCCAAGACCCAAGCAAAGAGGGCGTCCAGCGTGATTTACTTCCTATTGTTGAAGGCTCACTTGTAAATACTAAATTTGGCAACATTAAGACAGATCACATCTTATTTATCGCTGCTGGTGCTTTTCACATCTCAAAGCCAAGTGATTTAATCCCAGAACTTCAAGGACGCTTCCCACTTCGCGTGGAGCTAAGCAGTCTTGATGAAAAGGCACTTTATGCGATTTTAACCCAGCCAAAAAATTCACTCTTAAAGCAATACACAGCACTTTTAAAGACCGAAAACGTTGAGTTAAAATTTGACGATGAAGCGATCAAAGAGATAGCCAAAATCGCTCAAAACGCAAACGAAAGTATGGAGGATATCGGTGCTAGACGGCTTCACACCGTGATTGAGCGTGTAATAGAAGACATTAGCTTTGAAGCTAGTGAAAAGAGTGGCGAAAGTATCGTAGTTACGGCTGATCTGGTAAGAGAGCGACTAAATGACGTCGTAAAAGATCAGGATTTAGCAAGATACATTTTATAAAGGCAAAATTTGAAGTCAGGCTTTGTAAGTATAATTGGTCGCACAAACGCTGGTAAAAGTTCGCTTTTAAACGCACTTTTAAACGAAAAAATCGCCATAGTTTCGCATAAACAAAATGCGACAAGGCGAAAGATAAACGGCATAGTTATGCACGAAGAGGACCAAATTATTTTTATTGATACGCCCGGACTTCATCAGAGCGATAAAATTTTAAATAAACTTATGGTTGAAGATGCCATAAAATCAATGGGCGACTGCGATGTTATCGTGTTTTTATTAACTATTCACGATGACATTAGCGACTATGAGAAATTTTTAAGTTTAAACCCACAAAAACCGCACATTTTAGTTTTAACTAAGGTTGATGAGGTTAAAAATGACAAGGTTTTAGCCAAAATTTCTGAATACTCAAAATTTCAAAGCCATTTTGTCGCTCTGGTGCCATTTAGCGTAAAATCAAAAAGCTATCAAAAACCGCTCCTTGATGAGATTGCTAAAATTTTGCCAGAGCACCCATACTTTTTTGATCCTGAGTTTATTACAAACACAAATGAAAAAGAGATTTTTAGGGAGTTTATCCTTGAAGCCATTTATGAAAATTTAAGCGATGAGATCCCTTATGGTAGCGACGTTTTGATTGATAAGGTCATAGAAAAACGTGATATAACTGAAATTTACGCCACAATCATAACCGATACAAACAGCCACAAAGGCATAATCATCGGCAAAAACGCCCAAACCATAAAGCGTATCGGCATAAATGCACGAAAACTTATCTCAAATTTAACCCAAAAAAAGGTCTTTTTAAAGCTAAACGTCCTTGTTAAAAAAGGATGGAGTAAGGATGAAAATCTTATAAAGAAATTTAATAATTATTAAATTTTAAAACTAAAAATTATATAATATTAGATAAAAATTTTTAGGGCTTTGTGTGTTTAGTATAAAAAATATCGCTTCAAACATCATCACTATTGATTCATATGCCGAAACTAGCTTTATTTTTAGTGGCGGCATAAGTCTTTTTAGTATCACACAGCCACTATCTCTAAACAAAAACAACCTTTACATATCATACATAAAATTTAAACAGCTTATGTATGCTAGTATCGACGTGCCAAAGGGCATAAAAGATGATGAAATTTTAAATATCATCACAACCAAAACATATGAAGAGCTTGGACTTGACGCGTCACTTGAGTATAAAATAGCATACATTCAAAGCCCAGAAGATAACCAAAATACAATCACATTTAACGTATTTGCCGCTGATAATAAAAGCCTAAATCAGCAGTTTATCTCGGTTGCTAAAAACACAGCGTGTATAGACTATCTGCTTCCAGCGCCACTGCTTTATAACGCACTTTATAGAAGCGAAATTTTAAGCTCTAAGGGCGATTTTGCCGAGTGTTTTATAAATTTATCAAAAGATGACGCGTTTATTGCGGTTTACAAAAATGGCGAGTTTATGACCACAAAACCGCTTAGATATACGCTAAATTTCATAAAAGATAAATTTAGCGAACTAACTGGCGAACGTATGAGCGAACAGCTGTTTTTTGAGAAATTTGCAAACGCAAATATATTAAGCGATGATGAGTTTAGTAAAAATTTAAAGCAAATTTTAGATGAGTATTTTGCCTATATTTACGACATAATTCACAGCATAGAGCGAATACACTCGGTTCATCTTGGCTCTATTTTTTTAGACACTACGTTTTTTAACACTTCAATTGGCGAACTCGGCGAGAAAATACTAGAAAGAACACTAAATCCGCTTAAAACTGGAATTAATTTTAAACACCAAAATTTTAGCAACACTCACACCCTTATGATGCTTTATGGCAAAAATCAAAAGCTACTTGAAGATGAGCTTAACTTCTCTATCTTTAAGCGTCCAGAGCCACTTTATAAAAGGCAGAGTGGACAGCTTTTAATAACCTGCCTTGTAGCTGGAGCGTTAGCCTTTTTATATCCGACATATAACTACGCAATGGGTTATTATTACAAGATAAAAGAGCAAAATTTGCAGTCAAAATTTGAAGAAGAAACGCAAAAAATAGCCCAACTAAAACAAGAAAGCTTGGAGATAAAAGATAGAGAAAAAGAGCTAAAAGATAAAATTTCAAAAGAGCAAGAGAAGCTAAAAAGCAGACAAGAGCTTTTAGAGCAAATCGTAAAAAAGAAAGAGTATTACACGATGAAAAGCGCCCTGCTTTACGATCTTGGAAACGCTATGTATGAGCATAACGTCCTCTTAAAAAGCTTTGCGCTAAATGAAAACAACGTCACTCTTGAAGTAACTAGTAGCGATAATAAACAGATAACAGATCTCATAACCTACATAAGCAATGGTTACACAGTTGATACAAAGCAAATTAAACGCACTCAAAACGGCTTTGACTCAAATATCAGCGTGGGGCTACAATGAGCCTACTTAGCAAGATAGATGCGTATTTTGAAGCAAAGAGCAAAAACGAAACAAAGGCGATATTTTACACAAGTGCCATTATATTTGCGTTTTTAATCTACCTATTTTTTTACGACTCGTCCGCTCTATTTTTAGAACAGAGTAAGGTCGCTTACAAACGCTCAGAGCTACGCACAAAAGAGCTAAACCTTAATATGCCAAATCAAAACGAACTAACACAAAACAACAAGAGTATAGATAATCTAAAATCGCTATTTAACGACACAAACGCACAAAATGAATACTTTGACTCAAAGCTAAAAGAGCTATCATTTTTGTTATTTGACGAGCAAAGTTGGGCTAAATTTTTAAATCAAATCATAGTTGACGCCAAAGATAGCAACGTAAATATACTAAATTTACAAAACAATCAAAAATCCATAAATCAAAATATCGTATCTGAAAATTTAAAAATAGAGCTAGAGCTAAGTGCAACATACCAAAATTTGCTAAATTTCATAAATAAACTAGAAAGCTCAAAGCTTGTCGTTGAGATAAATAAACTAAATATAAGTAGCGATAAAAACGAGCTAAAAGCCAGTTTAAGCCTTAGCGTCTGGGGGATAAAGTATTGATAAAATTTACACTTATTGCCCTGTTTACAACTTTTGTATTTGCAAACGAGCAACTTAAAAAATATGACAAACTTTTTGAAAATTTCAAAACCCAGCGAATCGGTCTTGAGCAAAAAGAGATAGAGTCAGCAAAAGATCCTTTCATAAAACAAAGCATAGATAGAAATTTAAAAATCGAGCCAACAAGGCTAGAACAGCCATTTGCTCTGCAAGCCATACTTGGTAACAGAGCAAAGATAGATGGCGTATGGAGAGCCGTTGGCGATAGTTTTGGCGGATATAAGGTGCTTAGCATAGACGCAAGGGGCGTTAGTTTGTCAAAACAAAATGGCGAAAAAATCGAGTTAAAATTAGTAAAGGACGGCAAAATTGAGATTAAAACTAGGTAAAATTTTACTCTCTTTAGTGTTTATTTTAAGCTTTGAGCAGAGCCTATTTGCAAAAAGTGTGTGCGTAAATAAAAATTTTAGTATGAAATTTAAAAGCGAAGTTACACTAAATGAGGTATTAAACGAGCTTTCTGATATGTGTAGCTTTAGCGTCGTAGCAAAAGATCAAGCCGCAACAGCTATTCTGCAAGAAAATCTCCACGCCACGAACATAAACAACCTTAGCCTTAGCGAGGTCTTTGCCCTACTCTTAACAGAGCGAAATTTAAGCTACGAATTTAACAAAAATATATTAAAAATTTCATCCTTTATCACAAAAAGCTTTAAAATCGACTACATTACCTCAATTAGAGAGGGCATTTCTACGACGAAAGCTTCGGTGGATTCAGCACCTATTGAAGTTGGGAACTCAAACTCATCAGATGAAGATGAGAAAAAGCAAGATAACATGATAAGAACCACTGAGAAATTTGACTTTTGGGAGAAGCTAGATAGCGAAATAAAAGCCGTTTTAAACAATCCAAACGACAAAATCATAGCGCCAGATCCAGTGATAAATCAAAACGCAGGGCTTGTAACAATAACAGCCACGCCAACACAGCTAAAACGCGTAGAAAAGTATATCCAAGACCTTCAAAAAAGGCTAAAAAAGCAGGTAATTATAGACGTTT comes from the Campylobacter mucosalis genome and includes:
- a CDS encoding PilN domain-containing protein, which codes for MFSIKNIASNIITIDSYAETSFIFSGGISLFSITQPLSLNKNNLYISYIKFKQLMYASIDVPKGIKDDEILNIITTKTYEELGLDASLEYKIAYIQSPEDNQNTITFNVFAADNKSLNQQFISVAKNTACIDYLLPAPLLYNALYRSEILSSKGDFAECFINLSKDDAFIAVYKNGEFMTTKPLRYTLNFIKDKFSELTGERMSEQLFFEKFANANILSDDEFSKNLKQILDEYFAYIYDIIHSIERIHSVHLGSIFLDTTFFNTSIGELGEKILERTLNPLKTGINFKHQNFSNTHTLMMLYGKNQKLLEDELNFSIFKRPEPLYKRQSGQLLITCLVAGALAFLYPTYNYAMGYYYKIKEQNLQSKFEEETQKIAQLKQESLEIKDREKELKDKISKEQEKLKSRQELLEQIVKKKEYYTMKSALLYDLGNAMYEHNVLLKSFALNENNVTLEVTSSDNKQITDLITYISNGYTVDTKQIKRTQNGFDSNISVGLQ
- the era gene encoding GTPase Era; protein product: MKSGFVSIIGRTNAGKSSLLNALLNEKIAIVSHKQNATRRKINGIVMHEEDQIIFIDTPGLHQSDKILNKLMVEDAIKSMGDCDVIVFLLTIHDDISDYEKFLSLNPQKPHILVLTKVDEVKNDKVLAKISEYSKFQSHFVALVPFSVKSKSYQKPLLDEIAKILPEHPYFFDPEFITNTNEKEIFREFILEAIYENLSDEIPYGSDVLIDKVIEKRDITEIYATIITDTNSHKGIIIGKNAQTIKRIGINARKLISNLTQKKVFLKLNVLVKKGWSKDENLIKKFNNY
- the hslU gene encoding HslU--HslV peptidase ATPase subunit; protein product: MNMTPRQIVDFLDDYVIGQKDAKKIIAIALRNRYRRMKLEKEIQDDIMPKNILMIGSTGVGKTEIARRLSKMMGLPFVKVEASKYTEVGFVGRDVESMVRDLVMASFNLVKSEQSKKNQDKINAHIEDKIIKKLLPPLPKGASDEKMADYERSYEKMVAKFKNGDLDDLNIEIEIQQNALDTNSNMPPDMAQMQESFIKIIGITNKSVKKEMKVKDAKKALQAEANEKILNIEDIKTEALRRAENEGIIFIDEIDKVAVSSGNSGRQDPSKEGVQRDLLPIVEGSLVNTKFGNIKTDHILFIAAGAFHISKPSDLIPELQGRFPLRVELSSLDEKALYAILTQPKNSLLKQYTALLKTENVELKFDDEAIKEIAKIAQNANESMEDIGARRLHTVIERVIEDISFEASEKSGESIVVTADLVRERLNDVVKDQDLARYIL
- the pilO gene encoding type 4a pilus biogenesis protein PilO, coding for MSLLSKIDAYFEAKSKNETKAIFYTSAIIFAFLIYLFFYDSSALFLEQSKVAYKRSELRTKELNLNMPNQNELTQNNKSIDNLKSLFNDTNAQNEYFDSKLKELSFLLFDEQSWAKFLNQIIVDAKDSNVNILNLQNNQKSINQNIVSENLKIELELSATYQNLLNFINKLESSKLVVEINKLNISSDKNELKASLSLSVWGIKY